The Bacillus carboniphilus genome contains a region encoding:
- a CDS encoding undecaprenyl-diphosphate phosphatase, whose product MENFLEIIKYILLGLFQGFTEPIPVSSSGHLVIVQHLFDLNIEGFTFELLVNAGSLIAVLIIYRQDLTRLTVNGLSYITTREEQSKSDFLFIVYLILATIPAGLVGVLFDDQIEAIFKENIYTIAITLIITGFALFLIRNLKGKKLDKDLSFKDAIIVGCAQAVALIPGISRSGATIVASMALGMKRETAFRFSFLLFIPVSVGGMMLGLSDLINDPYLSEKWIPYFLAFLSSIFASYYSLRWFMGIMERGNLKYFSYYCWFVGVLILLFL is encoded by the coding sequence TTGGAGAATTTTTTAGAGATCATAAAATATATATTATTAGGCTTGTTTCAAGGATTTACGGAGCCTATTCCGGTATCATCAAGCGGTCATTTAGTCATTGTTCAACATTTATTTGACCTAAACATAGAGGGGTTTACATTTGAATTATTAGTCAATGCAGGCTCATTAATAGCCGTATTAATCATTTATCGTCAAGATTTAACTCGTTTAACTGTCAATGGATTGAGCTATATAACTACGAGAGAAGAACAATCTAAGAGTGATTTTTTATTTATCGTCTATTTAATACTAGCTACCATTCCAGCAGGATTAGTAGGTGTCCTATTTGATGATCAAATTGAAGCAATCTTTAAAGAAAATATTTATACTATTGCTATCACATTAATTATTACTGGATTTGCTTTATTCTTAATTCGTAATTTGAAAGGAAAGAAATTAGACAAGGATCTATCTTTTAAAGATGCCATCATTGTAGGGTGTGCTCAAGCAGTTGCTCTTATACCAGGAATCAGCCGTTCAGGAGCAACTATTGTTGCCTCCATGGCCTTAGGAATGAAGAGGGAGACAGCCTTTCGATTTTCATTTCTACTATTTATCCCTGTTAGTGTAGGGGGAATGATGTTAGGATTATCAGACTTAATAAACGACCCTTATTTAAGTGAAAAGTGGATTCCTTATTTCTTAGCATTTTTATCATCTATTTTTGCATCTTATTATTCTCTTCGTTGGTTTATGGGAATTATGGAGAGAGGAAATTTAAAATATTTCTCTTACTATTGCTGGTTTGTTGGAGTGCTCATTCTCCTATTTTTGTAA
- a CDS encoding ComZ family protein produces MDQHPKSLEFMQIAMKHFPEAKEQLEKFDVEITMDMVQPLIGIFSKVMAEAYELGKADGERE; encoded by the coding sequence ATGGATCAACATCCGAAGTCCTTAGAATTTATGCAAATTGCAATGAAACATTTTCCTGAAGCCAAAGAACAGTTAGAAAAGTTCGATGTAGAAATTACCATGGATATGGTTCAACCATTAATCGGCATTTTTTCAAAGGTCATGGCGGAAGCATATGAACTAGGTAAGGCTGATGGTGAAAGAGAGTGA
- a CDS encoding DUF2268 domain-containing protein yields the protein MKNTKEWLEINRSNLYISERLKRYFQEKTNARFIRDLLIQHGLYKGTISKTIMEAMIEKNIWKRVAESYEQLREEWQGKDVPIFILPVDPTSNRIQKEFNGRSGLAFCDKLFLFLTSSASDEDIQAILTHEYHHVVRLQHYTKNEEDYNLLDTIIMEGLAENAVRERLGEGYTASWAEEVPEKIALKWWGNLILPNYQLPRDSRKYHQLLYGTGFYPKMVGYSVGYRVVKDYMKKSEKKTEECFDLEPKAVIQK from the coding sequence GTGAAAAACACAAAAGAATGGCTGGAGATTAACCGATCAAACTTATATATAAGTGAGCGTTTAAAGAGGTATTTTCAAGAAAAAACAAATGCTCGGTTTATACGAGATTTATTAATTCAGCATGGACTTTATAAAGGAACGATATCCAAAACCATTATGGAAGCCATGATCGAAAAAAATATTTGGAAAAGAGTTGCAGAATCATACGAGCAATTAAGAGAAGAGTGGCAAGGGAAGGATGTGCCAATTTTTATATTACCAGTTGACCCTACGAGCAACCGTATACAAAAGGAATTTAATGGTCGATCTGGACTAGCTTTTTGTGACAAACTTTTTCTTTTCTTAACTTCATCAGCTTCTGATGAAGATATACAGGCTATTTTAACACATGAGTATCATCATGTTGTTCGTTTGCAACATTACACAAAGAATGAGGAAGATTATAATTTATTGGACACTATTATAATGGAAGGTTTAGCTGAAAATGCAGTGAGAGAACGCTTAGGAGAAGGATATACAGCAAGTTGGGCGGAGGAAGTACCGGAAAAAATAGCATTAAAATGGTGGGGAAATCTTATTTTACCAAATTATCAACTTCCAAGAGACAGCAGAAAGTACCACCAGCTTTTATATGGAACTGGTTTTTATCCGAAAATGGTTGGTTATTCTGTAGGGTATAGGGTCGTGAAAGATTATATGAAAAAGTCTGAAAAAAAGACGGAGGAATGTTTTGATTTAGAGCCGAAAGCCGTGATTCAAAAATAA
- a CDS encoding beta-ketoacyl-ACP synthase III has product MNAGIIGLGRYIPDNVITNIDLEKKMDTTDEWIKTRTGIEERRIASEEIDTSHMAYYAAKEAIESANLQADDIDLILVATVTPDQSFPSVSCVIQERLGATKAAAMDLSAACSGFIYGMVTAKQFIETNTYKHILVVGVEKLSKLIDWNERSTAVLFGDAAGAVVISQVSEGRGILSFELGSDGTGGPHLYENERKKIIMNGREVFKFAVRQMGESSLNVLHKAGLTKEDVNFLIPHQANIRIMEASRQRLELPIEKMSKTVHKYGNTSAASIPISLYEEVKSGKIQVDDVLVMVGFGGGLTWGAIAMKWGK; this is encoded by the coding sequence ATGAATGCTGGGATTATTGGTTTAGGCCGTTATATACCCGATAATGTTATTACAAATATTGATTTAGAGAAAAAAATGGACACCACAGATGAATGGATTAAAACAAGAACAGGGATTGAAGAAAGAAGAATTGCATCTGAAGAAATTGATACTTCACATATGGCTTATTATGCGGCTAAAGAAGCGATTGAATCGGCCAATTTACAAGCTGATGATATTGATTTAATTCTCGTTGCAACTGTCACTCCTGATCAATCGTTTCCCTCTGTTTCATGTGTGATTCAAGAACGTTTAGGGGCAACAAAAGCAGCAGCAATGGACTTAAGCGCAGCTTGCTCTGGTTTTATTTATGGAATGGTGACAGCAAAACAATTTATTGAGACCAATACTTATAAACATATCTTAGTAGTAGGAGTAGAAAAACTCTCTAAGTTAATTGATTGGAATGAACGTTCGACAGCCGTTTTATTTGGAGATGCAGCAGGTGCTGTCGTAATAAGTCAAGTTTCAGAAGGAAGGGGAATCCTCTCCTTTGAACTTGGTTCAGATGGTACAGGTGGACCACATCTTTACGAAAATGAACGAAAAAAAATTATTATGAATGGTCGTGAAGTGTTTAAATTTGCAGTAAGACAAATGGGGGAATCTAGCTTAAACGTGTTACACAAGGCTGGACTAACGAAAGAAGATGTGAACTTTTTAATTCCCCATCAAGCCAATATACGGATTATGGAAGCCTCAAGGCAACGATTAGAGCTACCGATAGAGAAAATGTCGAAAACCGTTCATAAATATGGGAATACATCAGCTGCTTCTATACCAATCTCTTTATATGAAGAAGTGAAATCAGGTAAAATTCAAGTTGACGATGTTTTAGTAATGGTAGGCTTTGGAGGAGGATTAACTTGGGGAGCAATTGCCATGAAATGGGGCAAATAA
- a CDS encoding DUF3899 domain-containing protein, whose product MLLRKTMYIYTISLFLSLMISFSIERTNMLLHFINSTFYLASGLIIVSSFLFTTKKGFFDAITISFRKVLPTISNRWDRDDLEEMSIPSELVSFNISAIFTAGMALLATMLLSLLFFYY is encoded by the coding sequence ATGCTCTTAAGAAAGACAATGTATATATATACTATCTCTTTATTTCTTTCTCTAATGATCAGTTTTTCAATTGAAAGAACAAATATGTTGCTCCACTTCATCAATAGTACCTTTTATTTAGCGAGTGGCCTTATTATCGTCTCTTCATTTTTGTTTACGACAAAAAAAGGGTTCTTTGACGCCATTACGATCAGCTTTCGCAAAGTTCTTCCCACTATTAGTAATAGATGGGACAGAGATGATTTAGAAGAAATGAGCATTCCTTCTGAACTAGTATCATTTAATATTTCCGCCATCTTTACTGCGGGAATGGCTCTATTAGCAACAATGCTTCTATCCTTACTTTTCTTTTATTATTGA
- a CDS encoding BMP family ABC transporter substrate-binding protein: MKLRISLILLLLFSLLGCEQMQTNNLNKVGLLVYETVNDQVWGTKGYKGLLKIQSELGVDVDYKDQMNNESAIKQAVKEFDEDGINLVFGHGVQYEDTFNSLSKQYPSMHFVFFNGDAQGENVTSLNFEAYSMGFFAGMIAAYMSETKQLGVIASKEWQQEVVGFKEGALFQDSNVKVDIEYTDDWDNVPVAQNRLDSLLQKQADVVYPAGDGYNVPVIERLKEEGKYAIGYITDQSVLGEQTVLTSTVQHVDELYVLVAKRFQEGNLTSGNLTFGFEQEIIDLGEFSPLIDEDFIEKIENDIKRYKESGELPNEKE; this comes from the coding sequence ATGAAACTTCGAATTAGCCTTATTTTACTCCTTCTTTTTTCACTTCTTGGATGTGAGCAAATGCAAACAAATAACCTTAATAAGGTCGGTCTTCTTGTTTATGAAACTGTAAATGATCAAGTTTGGGGAACAAAAGGTTATAAGGGCTTGTTAAAAATACAGTCAGAACTAGGGGTAGATGTCGATTATAAAGATCAAATGAATAATGAGAGTGCGATTAAGCAAGCGGTGAAAGAATTTGATGAGGATGGCATTAATCTAGTTTTTGGACATGGTGTTCAATATGAAGATACGTTCAATTCTTTAAGCAAACAATACCCATCGATGCATTTTGTGTTTTTTAATGGAGATGCGCAAGGAGAAAATGTAACCAGTTTAAATTTTGAAGCATATAGCATGGGTTTTTTTGCTGGAATGATTGCTGCTTATATGTCTGAAACTAAGCAACTTGGGGTCATTGCTTCTAAAGAATGGCAACAAGAGGTGGTTGGATTTAAAGAAGGGGCATTATTTCAAGATTCAAATGTTAAGGTAGACATAGAGTATACAGATGATTGGGATAATGTTCCGGTTGCTCAAAATAGGTTGGACTCATTACTTCAGAAACAAGCAGATGTTGTTTACCCTGCAGGTGATGGTTATAATGTTCCTGTAATTGAGAGGTTAAAAGAGGAAGGGAAATATGCAATTGGTTATATTACGGATCAAAGTGTTTTGGGAGAACAAACAGTTTTAACTAGTACTGTTCAGCATGTAGATGAACTGTATGTTCTTGTAGCAAAACGTTTTCAAGAAGGAAATTTAACAAGTGGTAACTTAACCTTTGGTTTTGAACAAGAAATCATTGATTTAGGTGAGTTTAGTCCTTTGATTGATGAAGATTTTATTGAGAAAATAGAAAATGATATTAAAAGATATAAAGAATCAGGTGAGTTACCTAATGAAAAGGAGTGA
- a CDS encoding YjbA family protein — MLFLHDVWVNWFEGEENGYNVCHYHEWRKDDGVELLDQVPLLKLDKLLYDYIENNLSELPSGLLKEIHQKAYIRKNHERIQLEYCFIVTDGTGIIAVDTMGYAIPIRKSRLIPRQEQLVYEMIKDAQVEQYDWTVEDSEKYHHILSLSPEHMRGLTRKERQLKQLLFMALDHLQSTKNTAEIQYWYTEWDPSMYRNIRNKSFEQTFQMLYEEVIDGWGERHLHLCERLVKGQPFFEKLWDLEQEYKVN; from the coding sequence ATGTTATTTCTTCATGATGTTTGGGTTAATTGGTTTGAGGGTGAAGAAAACGGTTACAACGTGTGTCACTACCATGAATGGAGAAAAGATGACGGAGTGGAGCTTCTTGATCAAGTACCTTTACTAAAACTGGATAAGCTCTTATATGATTATATTGAGAATAATCTTTCTGAATTACCATCAGGCTTACTTAAAGAAATTCATCAAAAAGCATATATAAGAAAGAATCATGAGCGAATTCAACTTGAGTATTGTTTCATTGTGACAGATGGAACGGGGATTATTGCTGTTGATACAATGGGATATGCAATTCCAATTAGAAAAAGCCGTTTAATTCCTAGGCAAGAACAATTAGTGTATGAAATGATAAAGGACGCTCAAGTAGAACAATATGATTGGACTGTTGAAGATAGTGAAAAATATCATCACATCTTATCATTGTCACCCGAACATATGAGAGGATTGACCCGGAAAGAAAGGCAGCTAAAACAACTTTTATTCATGGCTTTAGATCATTTACAATCAACGAAAAATACGGCTGAGATCCAATATTGGTATACAGAATGGGATCCAAGTATGTATAGGAATATAAGGAATAAATCATTCGAACAAACTTTTCAAATGCTTTATGAAGAAGTCATTGATGGTTGGGGAGAAAGGCATTTACACCTTTGTGAACGATTAGTGAAAGGGCAACCTTTCTTTGAAAAACTTTGGGACTTAGAACAAGAATATAAAGTGAATTAA
- the fabF gene encoding beta-ketoacyl-ACP synthase II gives MTRKRVVVTGLGAVTPIGLSANETWENAILGKSGVGELTRLNKDDYPAKVAAEMNEFNPENYMEKKDARKMDRFTQYALAAAKMAVEDASLTINDQNAERVGVWIGSGIGGMETYEKQYDVFKEKGTRRVSPFFIPMMIPDMAAGQVSIFLGAKGMNSCTVTACATGTNSIGDASKVIERGDADVMIAGGTEAPFTKMSLAGFSSVKALSFNTDPTKASRPFDLNRDGFVMGEGAGILVLEELDHALARGAHIYAELSGYGATADAYHITSPAQDGEGGARAMNLALKDAGLSPNDIDYINAHGTSTEYNDKFETMAIKTVFGEHAYKLAISSTKSMTGHLLGAAGGVEAILSILAIEKGMIPPTINYETPDPYCDLDYVPNKARRAEVRAILSNSFGFGGHNASIIFKKYES, from the coding sequence ATGACAAGAAAAAGAGTGGTAGTTACAGGACTTGGAGCTGTTACACCGATAGGGTTAAGTGCAAACGAAACGTGGGAAAATGCGATATTAGGAAAATCAGGTGTAGGTGAACTTACACGTTTAAATAAGGATGATTATCCAGCAAAAGTAGCTGCTGAGATGAATGAATTTAACCCGGAAAATTATATGGAAAAGAAAGATGCTCGGAAAATGGATCGTTTCACTCAATATGCTTTAGCGGCAGCAAAAATGGCTGTGGAAGATGCGAGCTTAACGATTAATGACCAAAACGCAGAGCGAGTAGGTGTGTGGATCGGTTCAGGAATTGGTGGAATGGAAACGTACGAGAAACAATATGATGTGTTTAAAGAGAAAGGGACAAGGCGCGTGAGTCCGTTCTTCATTCCGATGATGATTCCTGATATGGCTGCAGGTCAAGTATCAATCTTTCTAGGTGCAAAGGGAATGAATTCTTGTACAGTAACGGCTTGTGCAACAGGAACGAATTCCATTGGCGATGCTTCTAAGGTCATTGAACGTGGGGATGCAGATGTAATGATCGCAGGAGGAACTGAAGCTCCTTTTACAAAAATGTCACTAGCAGGGTTTAGTTCTGTAAAAGCTCTCTCATTTAATACAGACCCAACAAAAGCAAGTCGTCCATTTGATTTAAACCGCGATGGGTTTGTCATGGGTGAAGGGGCAGGGATTCTCGTTCTTGAAGAGCTCGACCACGCTTTAGCAAGAGGTGCACATATTTACGCGGAACTTAGTGGTTATGGAGCTACTGCGGATGCCTATCATATCACTTCTCCAGCACAAGATGGTGAAGGAGGAGCAAGAGCTATGAACCTTGCATTAAAGGATGCAGGATTAAGCCCTAATGACATAGACTATATTAATGCACATGGAACAAGTACAGAGTACAATGACAAGTTTGAAACGATGGCCATTAAAACAGTTTTTGGAGAACATGCATATAAGCTAGCCATAAGTTCAACAAAATCGATGACGGGTCATTTACTAGGGGCTGCAGGTGGAGTGGAAGCAATCTTGTCCATTTTAGCGATCGAAAAAGGAATGATACCACCAACGATTAACTATGAAACGCCCGATCCCTATTGTGATTTAGATTATGTTCCAAATAAGGCAAGAAGAGCGGAAGTGAGAGCCATTTTAAGTAATTCATTTGGTTTTGGCGGTCATAATGCGTCGATCATCTTTAAAAAATATGAAAGCTAA
- a CDS encoding YjzC family protein yields the protein MGQQRQFKPGQKVPNNGTYVEIGETGSMVKNPKKLKLQTGEHFPETSNDDRYWTYQRKP from the coding sequence ATGGGGCAACAAAGACAATTTAAGCCTGGTCAAAAGGTTCCAAATAACGGTACGTATGTAGAAATTGGAGAAACAGGCTCAATGGTAAAAAACCCTAAAAAATTAAAATTACAGACAGGAGAGCATTTTCCTGAAACGTCAAATGACGATCGTTACTGGACGTACCAAAGAAAACCTTAA
- a CDS encoding YjzD family protein: MRFIVSFFWSFLLFNMGAYIVSSMNGVAYHFSTASIIAIVATVLIFIIGEVLPMDTESKSA; this comes from the coding sequence GTGCGTTTTATCGTGAGTTTCTTTTGGTCCTTTTTACTATTCAATATGGGAGCATATATCGTATCATCGATGAACGGTGTAGCTTATCATTTTAGTACTGCTTCTATTATTGCAATAGTTGCTACCGTGCTAATTTTTATTATTGGTGAGGTTTTACCAATGGATACAGAATCTAAATCAGCATAA
- the trpS gene encoding tryptophan--tRNA ligase: METIFSGIQPTGNVTLGNYIGAMKQFVPLQNDYECYFCIVDQHAITVYQDRLELRKNIKSLAALYLSVGLDPEKATIFVQSEVPAHAQAAWMMQCIAYIGELERMTQFKDKSKGKEAVSAGLLTYPPLMAADILLYKTNLVPVGEDQKQHIELTRNLAERFNNKYNDIFTIPEPMIPKVGARIMSLQEPTKKMSKSDPNQKSFITLLDSEKQIEKKIKSAVTDSEGIVKFDVENKPGVSNLLAIYSILENVSITSLEEKYQGKGYGEFKGDLAEVVKNALLPIQERYYNLIDSKELDDILDQGADKANKVAIKMIKKMEKAMGLGRVKK; encoded by the coding sequence ATGGAAACCATATTTTCAGGCATACAGCCTACTGGAAATGTCACACTAGGAAATTATATTGGAGCAATGAAACAATTTGTACCATTACAAAACGATTACGAATGTTACTTTTGTATCGTAGATCAGCATGCCATTACGGTTTATCAAGACCGACTCGAACTTAGAAAAAACATTAAAAGTTTAGCAGCGCTTTATTTATCAGTTGGTCTCGATCCAGAAAAAGCAACTATTTTTGTTCAATCGGAAGTTCCAGCACATGCTCAAGCAGCATGGATGATGCAATGTATTGCCTATATTGGAGAATTGGAAAGAATGACACAATTTAAAGACAAATCAAAAGGGAAAGAAGCTGTATCAGCTGGGTTATTAACATACCCTCCATTAATGGCAGCCGATATTCTTTTATATAAAACGAATTTAGTACCTGTTGGCGAAGACCAAAAACAACATATTGAACTTACAAGAAACTTAGCAGAAAGATTTAATAACAAATATAATGACATCTTTACCATTCCCGAACCGATGATTCCTAAAGTCGGTGCAAGAATTATGTCATTACAGGAACCAACGAAAAAAATGAGCAAGTCTGATCCTAATCAAAAATCATTTATTACATTGTTAGATTCAGAAAAACAAATTGAAAAGAAAATAAAAAGTGCAGTAACGGATTCAGAAGGAATCGTAAAGTTTGATGTAGAAAATAAGCCTGGCGTCTCGAACCTTTTAGCGATTTACTCTATATTAGAGAATGTTTCAATTACTTCCTTAGAAGAGAAGTATCAAGGAAAAGGATATGGGGAATTTAAAGGAGATTTAGCTGAGGTAGTTAAAAATGCACTTCTTCCTATTCAGGAACGCTACTATAACCTGATTGACTCTAAAGAACTCGATGATATTTTAGATCAAGGAGCCGATAAAGCAAATAAAGTTGCTATTAAAATGATAAAGAAGATGGAAAAAGCAATGGGACTTGGTAGAGTCAAAAAATAA